A portion of the Toxotes jaculatrix isolate fToxJac2 chromosome 16, fToxJac2.pri, whole genome shotgun sequence genome contains these proteins:
- the LOC121195438 gene encoding very long-chain acyl-CoA synthetase produces the protein MMVTLVFTSVAAGLVALALYQRMTYPFFWADLIYYLKLRRYRKTLQGRMQRGIITYLDCFLNRAKNNPNKPFVIFDNQTLTYRDVDRRSSQFARAFRTESSLKKGDVVAQLMCNEPDFICVWLGLCKLGCEVAFLNVNVKARSLLHCVRSCGATALVVGADLVHLVEEVMPEMKKDNMTVWVVDRTSPSANFNSLLDKVEHMSGETLSELPKVDIMSNFLFIFTSGTTGLSKAARVGHLKAILSMAFFQMCGATSDDIIYITLPLYHMSASLLGIGGCIQLGATCVLKKKFSASQFWKDCVQHNVTVVQYIGELCRYLVNHPVVPEESAHRVRLAAGSGLRSDVWKKFVKRFGGIKIREGYGLTEASVGFLNYTDEVGPIGRASYFNKLSMPFELLKYDPQTYEPVRADSGRCIRAQTGEAGILVAPVTAVNQFLGYAGNKVQSEKKLLRDVFKAGDVYFNTGDLLLRDHRDFLYFHDRVGDTFRWKGENVSTTEVSEVLGLLDFIKEANVYGVTLPGYEGRVGMAAIVLTHDHRLDGTKLHEHLVKTLPAYAWPWFLRIQTSLDVTETFKQQKMKLVQEGLNLDVTKDVLYFLDVSQKDYVLLTVSMYEDIVSGKISL, from the exons ATGATGGTGACCCTGGTGTTCACCAGCGTCGCGGCAGGACTCGTGGCTCTTGCTCTCTACCAGAGGATGACCTACCCCTTCTTCTGGGCGGATTTGATTTACTACTTGAAACTTCGCCGGTACAGAAAGACGCTGCAGGGTAGAATGCAGCGAGGAATCATCACATACCTCGACTGTTTTCTCAACCGGGCGAAAAACAACCCGAACAAACCCTTCGTTATCTTCGACAACCAGACTCTGACGTACCGGGACGTGGACCGCAGGAGCAGCCAGTTTGCCAGGGCGTTCAGGACGGAGAGCTCTTTGAAAAAGGGAGACGTTGTTGCTCAGTTGATGTGCAACGAACCGGACTTTATTTGCGTGTGGTTGGGACTGTGTAAACTGGGCTGCGAAGTCGCTTTTCTCAACGTCAACGTTAAAGCCAGATCTCTGCTTCACTGCGTCCGGAGCTGCGGAGCCACGGCGCTCGTTGTGGGCGCAG aTTTGGTGCATTTGGTGGAAGAGGTGATGCCTGAGATGAAGAAGGACAACATGACAGTGTGGGTGGTGGATCGCACGTCACCCTCTGCGAATTTCAATAGTTTATTAGATAAGGTGGAGCACATGTCTGGAGAAACCTTAAGTGAACTCCCTAAAGTGGACATCATGTCGAACTTCCTCTTCATTTTTACTTCGGGCACCACAG GTCTCTCCAAGGCAGCCCGCGTAGGTCATTTGAAAGCCATTTTGAGCATGGCCTTCTTTCAGATGTGTGGAGCCACATCTGATGACATCATCTACATCACTCTTCCTCTTTACCACATGTCTGCTTCTCTGTTGGGAATCGGAGGATGCATACAACTTG gtgcaacCTGTGTGTTAAAAAAGAAGTTTTCTGCCAGTCAGTTTTGGAAGGACTGTGTCCAACACAATGTGACCGTGGTGCAGTACATAGGAGAACTCTGTCGATACCTGGTTAACCATCCCGTG GTTCCAGAGGAGAGCGCTCACAGGGTTCGCCTGGCAGCAGGAAGTGGCCTCAGATCAGATGTTTGGAAGAAGTTTGTCAAGCGCTTTGGTGGGATCAAGATCAGAGAGGGTTATGGGTTGACGGAGGCCAGCGTCGGCTTCCTCAACTACACCGATGAGGTCGGACCAATTGGGAGGGCGAGCTATTTCAACAAG ctttctATGCCATTTGAGCTCCTTAAGTATGATCCACAAACATACGAACCAGTCAGAGCAGACTCTGGAAGGTGCATACGAGCCCAAACAG GAGAGGCAGGGATCCTCGTAGCTCCCGTGACCGCAGTGAACCAGTTTCTGGGCTATGCTGGGAACAAGGTCCAGTCGGAGAAGAAGCTGCTCAGGGATGTGTTCAAAGCTGGGGACGTGTATTTCAACACCGGAGACCTACTGCTCCGTGATCACCGGGACTTTCTTTACTTCCACGACCGCGTCGGCGACACCTTCAG GTGGAAAGGAGAGAATGTGTCCACCACAGAGGTGTCAGAGGTTTTAGGACTTCTTGATTTTATCAAGGAGGCCAACGTCTATGGAGTCACTCTACCAG gatACGAAGGTCGAGTAGGTATGGCTGCTATCGTGCTAACACACGATCACAGATTAGATGGAACAAAACTCCACGAGCATTTAGTAAAAACTCTTCCTGCATATGCCTGGCCCTGGTTTCTCAGAATACAG ACCTCTCTGGATGTGACCGAGACCTTCAAGCAGCAGAAGATGAAGCTGGTCCAGGAGGGTTTGAATCTGGATGTCACCAAGGACGTTCTGTATTTCTTAGACGTCTCTCAGAAGGACTACGTTCTCCTGACTGTGTCTATGTATGAAGACATTGTGTCAGGAAAGATCAGtttataa